Proteins encoded by one window of Lathyrus oleraceus cultivar Zhongwan6 chromosome 1, CAAS_Psat_ZW6_1.0, whole genome shotgun sequence:
- the LOC127117746 gene encoding senescence/dehydration-associated protein At4g35985, chloroplastic, with product MGCCFRGSKTLPPMEKNTMMIPIVSSAEFSTKPKRSTLRQETLIQIPGCRVYLMDEGEAHELTRGQFMIIKIFDENVSLATIIKIGNNVQFPLTKDEPVVKVDSLHYLFSLAVKDCVEPLSYGVTFPQEFHGSMALVDTFLKEHSCFSDLKLSKKKSDLDWEEFAPCVEDYNHFLAKAIAGGTGQIVKGIFMCSNAYTNQVQKGGQTILNSASDKNNSGMVRENMNNKTSAATKNNRMNENLIRVRKLTNMTEKLSKSLLNGVGIVSGSLMAPVLKSQPGQAFLKMLPGEVLLASLDAVNKVFEAAEAAEKQTFSATSQAATRMVSNRYGEDAGEATEHVFASAGHAANTAWNVSKIRKAINPASSAATLRNSAKNRYIGY from the exons ATGGGTTGTTGTTTTCGTGGCTCCAAAACTCTTCCACCAATGGAAAAAAACACCATGATGATACCTATAGTTTCTTCTGCAGAATTCTCAACAAAACCAAAAAGAAGCACTCTCAGACAAGAAACCTTAATACAAATTCCAGGATGTAGGGTTTATCTAATGGATGAAGGAGAGGCACATGAACTTACACGAGGACaattcatgatcatcaaaatCTTCGACGAAAATGTTTCGTTAGCAACAATCATTAAAATAGGAAACAATGTTCAGTTTCCTTTAACAAAAGATGAGCCAGTAGTGAAAGTGGATTCTCTTCATTATCTCTTTTCATTGGCTGTGAAAGATTGTGTTGAGCCTCTAAGCTATGGTGTTACTTTTCCACAAGAGTTTCATGGAAGCATGGCTTTGGTTGATACGTTTCTTAAGGAACACTCTTGCTTTTCTGATTTGAAACTGAGTAAGAAGAAGAGTGATCTTGATTGGGAGGAGTTTGCTCCATGTGTTGAAGATTATAATCATTTTCTTGCTAAGGCTATTGCTGGTGGAACTGGGCAGATTGTTAAGGGTATCTTCATGTGTAGTAATGCTTACACCAATCAG GTTCAAAAAGGAGGACAAACTATCTTAAATAGTGCTTCAGATAAGAACAATAGTGGCATGGTTAGAGAAAATATGAACAACAAAACTTCTGCTGCCACAAAGAACAACAGAATGAATGAAAATCTCATACG TGTGAGAAAGCTTACAAATATGACAGAAAAGTTATCAAAATCTTTACTCAATGGTGTTGGAATAGTGAGTGGTTCATTGATGGCTCCTGTGCTTAAATCTCAACCTGGACAGGCATTCCTAAAGATGCTCCCAGGAGAGGTTCTTTTGGCTTCCCTTGATGCAGTTA ACAAGGTTTTTGAAGCAGCAGAAGCCGCTGAAAAACAAACTTTTTCTGCTACCTCTCAAGCTGCAACAAGAATGGTTTCTAACAG GTATGGGGAAGATGCAGGGGAAGCAACAGAACATGTATTTGCAAGTGCAGGACATGCTGCTAATACTGCTTGGAATGTCTCTAAGATAAGAAAAGCTATCAATCCAGCATCTTCAGCAGCCACTCTGAGGAACTCTGCCAAAAATAGATATATTGGATATTAA